A region from the Metarhizium brunneum chromosome 7, complete sequence genome encodes:
- the PUT3_2 gene encoding Proline utilization trans-activator yields the protein MANTTGQGDFTPMTQTNQNDSCTSWNSANVSRRLQPQPNLQAMEQTDSRNTVVQDDQLDNSISESPDTAPLTNPLSTGPSTFMLSDTGKTFYLGHSSNWSFTRRILSITYEHVHRVSLPSTALMFDGKVYMLDWSSASAQPVLPNLDYAIHLINNVKFHCSPMYHLFDEDVFLNSLHAHYRGDQTPRGLVQQLWFIQFMLILAFGKALTSKSSRNNQPPGASFFTHAIHLLPNMAVLWDEPVQAAEILCCIALYLHCIEHRGSAYNYIGQAVRLAMSHGLHTNLSSHHVENALVPRCRRIWWTILVLDRQMTYLMGLSQSIRDDDVTAPLPEFEGDGFRTAAFAMRTRLSHFIATIDRAIYGPDGRLSSNFLLRTKDTLASMAGLPDELHRQFPLDLNSKRVGVSRLSAHIHLLFHQCIILATRPVLFCFYKIRLETPRLYRHIFNSSHAVESLLRMCLDSSQHVISILECLQGEGLIETFLSYDLEALFISMTNLLAAPVLYQDSGSAWTSWRQRAYAILGEISKCGNLIAQYQQSELRHLEQMIDGLCMAETIEPAQPSREDGTDVSAVADVGPLGFSVAEDALPSPAADDVLDGNYIGAGFSTAQIMDMVNSIDTEHGEWMSQALFEA from the exons CAGCCAATGTCTCTCGACGCCTGCAGCCTCAACCGAATCTTCAAGCGATGGAGCAAACCGACTCGCGCAACACTGTCGTCCAAGACGACCAGCTAGACAACAGCATATCCGAGTCTCCAGACACTGCTCCCTTGACGAATCCACTATCGACAGGGCCGTCGACCTTTATGCTGTCCGACACAGGAAAGACGT TCTACTTGGGGCATTCGTCCAACTGGTCCTTCACCCGACGCATCTTGAGCATCACCTACGAGCACGTGCACCGGGTTTCTCTGCCATCCACGGCACTCATGTTCGACGGCAAAGTCTACATGTTGGACTGGTCCAGCGCCTCGGCTCAACCGGTGCTGCCCAATCTCGACTACGCCATCCACCTGATTAACAATGTCAAGTTTCACTGCTCGCCAATGTACCACTTGTTCGACGAGGACGTCTTCCTCAACAGCCTGCACGCGCACTACCGAGGGGACCAGACGCCACGCGGCCTCGTCCAGCAACTATGGTTCATCCAGTTCATGCTGATACTCGCGTTCGGGAAAGCCCTCACCTCCAAGTCGAGCAGAAACAACCAGCCCCCCGGCGCGAGCTTCTTCACGCACGCCATTCACCTCCTGCCCAACATGGCGGTTCTCTGGGACGAGCCCGTGCAGGCTGCCGAGATTCTGTGCTGTATAGCCCTGTACCTCCATTGCATCGAGCACCGTGGCTCTGCGTACAACTAT ATTGGGCAAGCCGTACGGCTGGCAATGAGCCATGGCCTCCACACGAATCTAAGCTCGCACCACGTTGAGAACGCGCTGGTTCCGCGATGCCGCAGAATCTGGTGGACGATTCTCGTTCTCGACCGACAAATGACGTATCTGATGGGCCTGTCGCAGTCGATCcgggacgacgacgtgacGGCGCCGCTGCCAGAGTTTGAAGGCGACGGCTTCCGCACCGCCGCGTTTGCCATGCGGACCAGGCTGTCGCATTTCATTGCGACCATCGACAGAG CGATATACGGGCCCGACGGGCGGCTGAGCAGCAATTTCCTCCTCCGGACAAAGGATACGCTGGCGAGCATGGCAGGGCTCCCGGACGAGCTGCACCGGCAGTTTCCCCTGGATCTGAATAGCAAGAGAGTCGGGGTGTCGCGGTTGTCGGCGCATATTCACCTGCTTTTTCACCAG TGTATTATTCTCGCGACACGGCCGGTGTTGTTCTGCTTCTACAAGATCCGTCTTGAGACGCCACGCTTGTATCGGCATATTTTCAATTCCTCACACGCCGTCGAGAGTCTGCTGCGCATGTGTCTCGACTCGTCGCAGCACGTAATTTCCATCCTGGAGTGCCTCCAGGGCGAGGGCCTCATTG AGACATTTCTTTCGTACGATCTCGAGGCACTCTTTATTTCCATGACGAATCTCCTCGCGGCGCCGGTTCTGTACCAAGACTCGGGTTCGGCCTGGACGTCGTGGCGTCAACGAGCGTACGCGATCCTGGGCGAGATATCCAAGTGCGGCAATCTGATTGCGCAGTATCAGCAGTCTGAGCTGCGGCACCTCGAACAAATGATTGACGGGCTCTGCATGGCGGAGACAATAGAGCCCGCGCAGCCATCTCGCGAGGATGGTACTGATGTGTCGGCCGTGGCGGATGTTGGTCCCCTGGGATTTTCTGTCGCCGAAGATGCTTTGCCTAGCCCTGCGGCTGACGATGTGCTGGATGGGAATTACATTGGAGCTGGGTTTTCCACGGCCCAGATCATGGACATGGTGAATTCTATCGATACGGAGCATGGCGAGTGGATGTCGCAGGCGTTGTTCGAGGCATAG